A single region of the Triticum dicoccoides isolate Atlit2015 ecotype Zavitan chromosome 2B, WEW_v2.0, whole genome shotgun sequence genome encodes:
- the LOC119361021 gene encoding histone H3.3-like, with amino-acid sequence MAHTEYTTCKSIGGKAPQKQLVREIMQDYKTELHFQSSIVSMLQEAAEAYLIGLFEDTNLCAIHAKRVTIMPKDIHLARHIHEEGFECFLPPWFLVDP; translated from the coding sequence ATGGCCCACACGGAGTACACGACGTGCAAGTCCATCGGCGGCAAGGCGCCCCAGAAGCAGCTGGTGCGGGAAATCATGCAGGACTACAAGACTGAGCTGCACTTCCAGAGCTCCATCGTGTCGATGTTGCAGGAGGCCGCCGAGGCGTACCTCATCGGGCTCTTCGAGGATACCAACCTCTGCGCCATCCACGCCAAGCGCGTCACcatcatgcccaaggacatccaTCTCGCCCGCCACATCCACGAGGAGGGCTTCGAATGCTTCCTGCCCCCATGGTTCCTTGTTGACCCCTAG
- the LOC119368046 gene encoding probable metal-nicotianamine transporter YSL13 — protein MATAVPRTAGSDGSVVDVEMVEASEIRRRTRPGDRVSPPGDWGEWHDRDVAQGDQLASLERVFADQRVPSWREQLTVRAFVASFFLAVMFNIIVMKLNLTIGVIPSLNVSAGLLGFFFVRLWTSAIERMGFLKQPFTRQENTVIQTCVVASYGIPYSGGFGNYLLAMSDRSASQATEANNPQNIKNPHLGWIIGFLFLVSFIGLFGLVPLRKIMIIDYKLTYPSGTATAYLINGFHTPHGAKIAEKQVKKLGKFLVLSFLWGFFQWFYTATDECGFQKFPSLGLQAFNNRFYFDFSSTYVGVGMICPHIVNVSILLGGTLSWGIMWPLIATKRGSWFSADLPESSLRGMQGYRVFIAIALILGDGLYHFLKMLILTVYSLRSRLKTGNAGPFPVSDDETCYGTAAISYDEQRRKELFQKDQIPWYIAYGGYVAVAAVSIGTVPQIFPQLKWYQILVAYMVAPILAFCNAYGAGLTDWSLVTTYGKLAIFAFGAWTGASNGGVLAGLAACGVMMSIVSTACDLMQDFKTGYLTLASPRSMFISQIIGTAMGCVIAPCVFWLFYKAFEDVGISGSEYPAPNAAIFRSMAILGVDGFSSLPKNCLTLCYIFFVGAIVVNLIRDLVPKKVSRFMPIPMAMAIPFYLGPYFGIDMFIGTVILFVWQRLDRVKSDTYAPAVASGLICGDGLWVLPQSMLALAKVKPPICMKFLSRGVNAKVDAFIATLS, from the exons ATGGCCACCGCTGTGCCGCGCACCGCCGGCTCGGACGGGTCCGTGGTTGACGTGGAGATGGTAGAGGCGAGCGAGATCCGGCGGCGGACCAGGCCAGGCGACCGCGTGTCTCCGCCCGGCGACTGGGGAGAGTGGCACGACCGCGACGTCGCTCAGGGTGACCAGCTGGCGTCCCTGGAGCGCGTGTTCGCGGACCAGCGTGTGCCGTCGTGGCGTGAGCAGCTCACGGTGCGCGCCTTCGTGGCGAGCTTCTTCTTGGCCGTCATGTTCAACATCATCGTCATGAAGCTCAACCTCACCATCGGCGTCATCCCCTCCCTCAACGTCTCCGCCGGCCTCCTCGGCTTCTTCTTCGTCCGCCTCTGGACgtcggccatcgagaggatggggtTCCTCAAGCAGCCCTTCACGCGCCAGGAGAACACTGTCATCCAGACCTGCGTCGTCGCCTCCTACGGCATCCCCTACAGCG GGGGCTTTGGTAATTACCTATTGGCCATGAGCGACAGAAGCGCTTCGCAGGCAACAGAGGCAAATAACCCTCAAAATATCAAGAATCCGCATCTTGGATGGATAATTGGCTTCCTCTTCCTGGTCAGCTTCATCGGGCTCTTCGGTCTTGTGCCCCTGAGAAAG ATTATGATCATTGACTACAAGCTGACCTATCCAAGTGGCACTGCAACTGCCTATCTCATAAACGGCTTTCACACACCCCATGGTGCCAAGATTGCAGA GAAGCAAGTAAAGAAACTGGGTAAATTCTTGGTTCTCAGCTTCTTATGGGGTTTCTTTCAGTGGTTCTACACAGCCACTGATGAATGTGGATTCCAGAAATTCCCATCATTAGGGCTGCAAGCTTTCAACAACAG GTTTTACTTTGACTTCTCTTCTACCTATGTCGGAGTTGGAATGATTTGCCCACATATTGTCAACGTATCTATTCTATTGGGAGGCACTCTCTCGTGGGGAATAATGTGGCCTCTTATAGCCACTAAAAGAGGCAGTTGGTTCTCCGCCGATCTGCCTGAGAGTAGTCTCCGTGGAATGCAAGGTTACCGG GTCTTCATAGCCATTGCCTTGATTCTTGGCGACGGCCTCTATCACTTTCTCAAGATGCTCATTCTGACGGTCTACTCATTAAGATCTCGACTCAAGACGGGCAACGCTGGTCCATTTCCTGTCTCTGATGATGAAACATGTTACGGTACTGCAGCTATCTCATATGATGAGCAGCGGCGCAAAGAACTATTTCAAAAGGATCAAATCCCCTGGTACATTGCATATGGAGGTTACGTTGCTGTTGCCGCTGTATCTATTGGCACGGTCCCGCAGATATTCCCTCAGCTGAAATGGTACCAAATATTGGTAGCCTATATGGTAGCGCCGATACTTGCCTTCTGCAATGCCTATGGAGCTGGCCTCACTGATTGGTCTCTTGTTACAACTTATGGGAAGCTTGCAATCTTTGCTTTCGGTGCATGGACAGGTGCTTCAAATGGAGGTGTTCTTGCCGGCCTGGCTGCCTGTGGTGTGATGATGAGTATTGTTTCTACTGCTTGTGATCTGATGCAGGACTTCAAAACAGGATACCTGACACTAGCCTCACCAAGGTCAATGTTCATCAGCCAAATCATAGGCACTGCAATGGGTTGCGTCATTGCTCCCTGTGTTTTCTGGCTTTTTTACAAGGCCTTTGAAGATGTTGGGATCAGTGGAAGTGAGTACCCTGCACCAAATGCTGCCATCTTCCGCAGCATGGCAATACTAGGTGTCGATGGCTTCTCATCACTGCCAAAGAACTGCCTTACTCTCTGCTACATATTCTTTGTTGGAGCAATCGTTGTCAACTTGATAAGAGATCTTGTTCCCAAGAAGGTATCGAGATTTATGCCAATTCCAATGGCGATGGCGATACCATTCTACCTAGGACCATATTTCGGCATCGATATGTTCATTGGGACAGTGATCCTTTTTGTCTGGCAAAGGCTGGACAGAGTCAAATCAGACACATATGCACCTGCAGTTGCTTCCGGCTTGATTTGTGGTGATGGATTGTGGGTTTTGCCCCAGTCAATGCTTGCTCTTGCTAAGGTGAAACCTCCAATCTGCATGAAGTTCCTGTCAAGAGGGGTGAACGCCAAGGTGGATGCTTTCATCGCAACATTATCGTAG